From the genome of Prionailurus bengalensis isolate Pbe53 chromosome D1, Fcat_Pben_1.1_paternal_pri, whole genome shotgun sequence:
AGAGGGTGGCGCTCTTCCTTAAGGAGGCGATAGGGGACATCTGGGGACGACACGGCCCCTCTGCTCCAGAGCCACAAGCTTCCAGTGTGGGTCCCGGCCCTGACATTCTTGCCCTGGGTGGTCAAGTCCTGTCCCCTCTCGAGGGCCGTGTTTTCTCGCCATAAAATGTCAGGTTGCAGGGTGACATATTATTCCGTGAGGCGGTGCTGGATGAGGTGGTGTTGACAGACACGACAAGATGGGGAGAGCTAGGGAACGGAGGGGTCGGCGGGCGTGAGCCCTGCCATCGTCTTTCTGGACTCCAGCCACCTTTGACGCTGATGTCTTCGTTTTGCACGAGGAAAATCTGACGCtcgcaggggctggggggtggtgtGGGGGCAGGGCTTTCCCTGTGATTCCGGACTACtggacccccaccccacaccataATTCCCAGGTTACTGCCCtgggctctcctcctcctcctcctcctcctcctcctcctcctgggcctgGGTCCCTGCTCACCAGACCTTGGGCTGGACCCCTCCGATCAGATCTCCCTAAAGAATTGCGGTGTGACCCTGGCCTCGTGCTGGCCTTCTTTGGGCCCTGCCTGACTCCTTCTCTGTGGTCCAGGAGAGGATCCAGAGGCCCCTGAGAGAGGAGGTGGTGAAATCTCAGGCTGCAGCTTCCAGCTGGCCCAGAGCCAAGGTCAGGCAGAAGGCCAGGGCGGCCCCGCCCCAGGGGCTGGCCCAGCCTCGGACATTTCATAAGGGCTCATGATTCATAAACGACAGGGCAGCAAGGCAGAGCAGGGACGGCCAGGAGGAAGGGCAGCTTGGCAGGGCCTCAGGTACGATGTCCCAGGGAGGTGGGGTTGGAGCAGCCGGCAGTCAGGGCCAGGGCTCCGGCTGGTGGGCTCGCTCGGGGACTCCAGGTTGCCGGCTGCCTGGGCAGGCCTGGCCACTCACGGCCACATGACACAGGCTGGCTTTGTCTTCCTGACTGcctggggagaaaggggaaggagggaggaactTCCCTCTGCCCCGATCTAAGAATGAGAGCGGGAAAGGGAGGAGCTGAGGAGAGGCTCTGGGCTTCCTGAGGCTGGTGGTCAGCAGGCACCCTCCTTTTGTGGGAGCTGGACCACCGTCTTCCTCTCGCTGGTGTTACTGCGCATCTTTTATGGGTCCGAGGGCCCCAGCTCCGCTCCTGGCTGCCCCGGGAGGGAATCCCATCCTTgggcggtggagggggggggagtgaattggggaaggggtgggggcatCAAGCATCCACCTGGCAACACGTATTTCCTGGGCACTGCTGTGCGTGCCCGGTGCTGGGGCAGGGGTACCCAGTGGTTCTGGGACGTCTCATCCTTGGGAACGGGGTCTGCCAGAGTCCAGAAAGGTGGGACCAGCCAGACCCACCCGGCCTCGAGGAGGGACTGATTCTCAGAGGGACATTGCTGGGGAACGGGTAGCCCGACCTCTCTGtagggtggggctggggttggCTCAGCCCACAGGCCAAGGGTTGGTCCCCAGTTCCTTTGGTCCCCATTATAGGGAGGGGACTCTGCCAGAGCTTCTGGAGAGCCTACGAAAATCCAGCTCAGGCTACAAGGGGAGATCTGGGCTATTAGGACCTATGGGGTCACCAAGGCCGGCCCCGTGACGTCTGCCTCCGGCAGCCTGATCGGGGTCCCCCAGGCCCTCAGACCACCACGTTTATCTCTGTCTCCGTGGCCAGTTCCATATCCCTGCCCCTACGTGGCTCTTGCCTCCCTGGTGCCCACACTGGGCCAAGGTCTCCTCGGGCTCCTCCCCCGGGGTCTCCGCCCTGAAGCAGGCACAGGTGTCCTTCACAGTCCGTCTGAATAACGATCCTGCAGAGCCATAGTCCCCGAGCACTCACAGGGCTCGGCCCTGCACAGAACACCGCGCGCCCGAATTCTCCCAACCACGGGGCAGCTACAGGAAccatccccacttcacagatggggaagGTGAGCCACAGAAAAGCCGAGCCACCCGCCCGAGGACTCCTAGCCAACAGACAGGACTGCCAGGATCCCGACCCCGGGTCATCGGGCCCTGACACGTTATACCAAAAGGATGCCCTTAGGAGGCCTCTGGGACCgccgaggaaactgaggcagaaagatTGACAGAGcgggcagaggctggggtgggaggagagtaGGGTCTGCACCGAGGATCAGGGTCACCATGCTAACACCCACACTGCACCACCCCGGGCACCCAGGCTGGCACGCTGCAGTCAGGGCCTGCTTATCTTGATGGTGAGGGGACCCCCGGGCCCACGGCCTTGAGGGGTCGCGGCTTGTCCTCCCCCGGCCTCCAGGCCATCCACTTATTGGTGTCATCATCCACTGATGTAGCcactcccaccaccccaccccctgccgcccTCACCCAGAAGCATCAGGTCAGGAACAGATGCGGCCGAGTGGGTAGTTGAAAGTGGGGCCCTCAGCACCGAGCCCGAGGGGACCAGAGGGGGAAGCAGGGTGGGGGCCggcaggaacagcaaggaggcaggGAACGGGAGCAAACAGCACGCCTGCTCCCCCCCGAAGGCCCCTCCCGAGCCCAGCCACACAGCCCGCCTGCCGGGCCCTGCATCTGTAGTTCAGGCCAGTCCCCGAggtgtcccctctccccaggggtcGGGCTACCCTGCTCCCCACCCGGCCACGCAGGGGATGAAGGGTGGATGGTGGCAGCCCTGTGTTCCTCTGGATTCCTCTGGATTCCAGTTTTCAATGTAAAGAAGCTGAGCGGTCTCGGGCCACCTCCTTGCCGTCTCTGGGCCCAGGTATCCCTCTCATTGCGGGAGAGGACAATGCCCTCAGCAGGCTGTCACGGTGGTCAGATGAGTCACACAGGCACAGGAAATGTGATTCAGCATCCTTAGGAGCCTCCACAGCGTCAGATGTACCCCgggggtgaggggcgggggaCGGGGATGGGCTCAAGGACTCCACCCACCCTCATCTGGGTGTCGTTTGTGAGGTCACAGGCCCAGGGTCCCGCATATCCCAGGCAGAAGGTGGCCCGGGCTCCTTTGCACGCCTGGGTTGTGCCCAGCTTCCCATCCCCCAACAGGTACCCCTCGGTCCCTCAGTCCAGAGTGACCAACCTGCCGGGGACGCTATCAGGTGAGTTGACCTCAGTGTTGCCAAGAGAGGCTGCTGGAATGTTCCATCCAGAGCTGCACCCCCACGGagctccctgcccctcacttgcCCAGACCTGTGCCATTATAGTTACCTGCCTTCCATTTCTGTGGGTTCTTCACACGTGTTGTGAAaaggcacggggggggggggtgctgtgctTTGCCCTCGACATCCGTCAGCGGGGGTCCGAAGGTGTGAGCGAGACAGAGAAGGGAGTGGCGGAGGGTGGCGAGGAAGAAATGTTTGATAGGTACTTAGTAACCATAACCACCGCTGGCCTTTCTTGAGCGTGCAGCACGTGGCCAGTGGCCAATGCTCTACATGGCTTTATGCCATTTAGCCATCAGGACGGTGGCAAGTGCCATTATcgtccccactttacagacaaggaaattgaggGGTCACAAGGCCAGTATGAGTCTAGGCCAGGGGACAAGCCCGGATGGCAGGCAGGGCTCTCGGCTCCTGGGTCTTGGCACGGGCCAAGATGGAGGGCAGGGTCTGGGGGTCAAGGCCGAGACCGAGAGGGGCTCTGAGAATGTCCCCTTTCTGCTACACTGTCACCCTCTCTGGGGGCCATGGGGCCTGCCTTGTGCCCCAGGCAACTGCTCAGTTAATCTCAATCAGAGCAGGAGGCCTGTGGGGTCAGTCTGGCCCCCATCATGCCTAGGGCTCCagccaggctctcagcacagaacgcCCTATGGGCTGGGCCATCCAATTGGCTGGAGCAGGCTCGGGTCTCAGGACTATGGAGCATTCTAGAAAACCGAGGGCCGTGGGGTAGCCCCTTAACCATAGCTGGCAGCCTTGGGTGCAAGGATGGCCAGCCCTGGGCTCAGAACTGGACAGCACGGTCTCATCCTTGAGAAGCACCGTGTCAGCTGGCGGGCACTCCCATGACCCCCTAACAGATGAGGAGATTGGGGCACTGGGACCGAActcagggaggcaggcagagaggggccggggggcagagagggtgaaACCCACTCCTTGTGTGAAGGAATAATCAGGGCAGGCTGCCTAGAGGAGGCATTAGccaagctgagacctgaagggaAGCGAGTCAGAGCGGGCAGGCGGAAAGGGTCCCCACGGGTCCTTGGCACCAGGGCAAGAAGTGAGTGCGTCACCGTGTTCCTCCGATGAGCTTCGAGTAAACAGGCGGGGGCCCGGGGGACTGTGGCTGTCACTCAGGGCAGCGTCACTGCCCCTCAGCCCTTGCGCCCCACTGTTCTCTGCTCTTCCATCCCTGGCACCGGGGACGGGGCACAGAAGTGGCCACTGCCCAGGTCACTCAGCCCCCTGAGCCGCCACCAGCCAGCCTGGCCTCCCCAGGCTAGGAGCCGGAGGGGCAGTGTATTCTGTGTCTGGACCGTCCCACAGTGATGGCCACGGTGGCTGTTGGTGGACCATCCCTCTACTTACCAAACTCCTCCTGGTTACTCCGTGCAGGCCTGGCAGGGACGAGGGCTGCCCCATGTCCccgaggggcaccggggtgggaCGGGGGCGCGGCCTGGGGGCAGGAGAAAGCGGGGTCCCCTGGCTGCCTGCCCACCCTTAGCGGCAGTGGGGTGGCTGTTCCCGAGCCCACGCCCCGTCCTACACCTCAAGATCCGGGGCTCTCCTGCCCCCTGGCCAAAGGGAGGGGACTGTGAGCCTGTTGGGGGGCGTGACTGTACGCGTGTACGTGTGAGTGTGCCCCGCGtggtgtgcgtgtgcgcgcgggGGCAGCCCGGGCCCTCCGGGGCTACACGTGTGCCCCTGCGGGAGTGTCCTGAGCCCTCGTGGCTGCGGccagggccgggggcggggggactggCCGTGAGGGTGGGGGAGCCCCGGCCCACGCCGCCGCCTCCCTGCAGGATGGACCCCTTCGCGGACACGCTGAGGCGGCTGCGGGAGGCGTTCAGCGCAGGGCGGACGCGGCCGGCCGAGTTCCGGGCGGCGCAGCTCAGGGGCCTGGGCCGCTTCCTGCAGGAACACAAGCAGCTTCTGCAGGAGGCGCTGGCGCAGGACCTGCACAAGgtgagggggggcggggcaggggtgagggggcaggaCTGGGGGACCAGGGATGGGGGGCAAGGatgggaagggggggcggggctgggggcagggctggggaggccagGATAAATGGGAGGGGACAGTGGCATCCTCTAGGCCCCCAGGAAGGGAAACTAAAAGCTCATcaagccccacccccttccctgtgcCTGGAGGGCCTGTTCTGCAGGGCCATCCGCTCTTTTCTTCACCCACTCCACAACTATTTACTGAggacctactacgtgccaggtacACCGTTCTAGGCTCTGGGGGTACAACAGGGTAAAAAACAAAGTCCCTGTGCCCAGGGAGCTGGCCTTctagagggaggcacagaacaataaataaataattgtatagCCTGTTGGATGGAGAGACCCTCCCGGGGCGAAGGGGGCGGGAGAGGACCGGGATCAGGGTGCTGTCTTATATGTGGAGGTCAGGAGGTCAGGGACAGTTCCCCCAAGAAGatggcatttgagcagagacatGGAGAATAGTGCCTCACGGCACCCGGGGTCATGGATCAGGGCACCCCGTCCTTTGGGGACAGCAAAGTGTGGCCACAAGGACTCATGTTGAGGGTGTGGCCTGGCGATGCCTGTTCCCTTTCTCAGTGTCCCCAACCTGCCATTAACCGGGATGCGCTGGGACTGTAGCCAGGTGAGGCCCAGGCTTCCTTGTCGGCCATTTCTGGAATCATCCGTCTCTCTGTGAAACCAGCGTGCCAGACCACACCCCCCTTGGTGTGCCCTTGCCGGAGGGGCCCAGCTTTGCCTTCTGTGGGAAGTGTCTCACTCCCTGGGCCTGGTCCAGGATGGAGGGGCTCACATCTCCCACCCCCAGTGAGCCTCAGCCACCGCCCAcctgctggcctggcctggccgcCTCTGTGAGACCTGACCTGTCTGTCTGGTCCCTTTTCTCCCTTGGGCTCAGAGAGGGCACGTTCTTGCCTCAGGGCACACAGCCCTGGATGAAAACAGCCTCCTCTTCCAAAGTTCAGCTGGGTCCAGACTGCTCATAAACTGGTCCAAACCTCGCTCAGGTCAAGGGCCACCTTGCTGGGCAGGAACGTGAGCTTTGGACACAGGCTTAGCGGAAGGCATGCCTGAACCAGGCTCAGCTCCTAGAAGCGCTGGTGTATGTGGTTCTTTTCCCCAAGGTCCCGGCTCCCTCTTCCTCAAGGCTCAGCTCTGGCCCTGGCCTTGCCCCTGGCTCGTTGAGTGACCCTGGACAGGCTTCAGTTCACTCTCTGGACTGTCCTGGCACACCTCAGGCTCGCCCCTCTCGATTCTAGCGGGGGAGAGTTTGCACTATACCAGCCGAGTCTCGGGCATCAGGACAGCCTGACTCTGTACCCCAGGCCATGGGCCTCCAGCTCCTGTAGCCCTCGGCCGGGTCTCTTCTCCCCGGCAGGAGTGGAACAGACATACCCACAGGCAGAAATCAGGATAATAATCCCCCTATTgatttttgcctctctctcactcctgcCCTGTCCCCTGGGCTGTGGGAACTACCCACAATTACCCAGGGACATCTGTCCCCGGTGTTCCCCTGCAGACGGATAGCCACACAGCAGGCCACAGCGCGGCCACACCGACAGTTGAATTAGATCTTGTCCCTGCTCTGCTCGACAGTCCTCGCCCCCGTTGCCTGGGCCCATCAGCTCACCCACTCTGCTCTTTGTTTAGCAGGAACATAGCCAGCCTGCAcccgcctcagggcctttgcacatgctatgcCCTTTGCCTGGAAGATTCTGGCTCCAGGTATCCTTAGGCTCCCTTTCCTATCTTCGCTGCTCAAATGTCCCCGCATCTCCGAGGCCAGCGCTGACTATCTGGtataaagcaaagcaaacacacatacatgcgcacacaagcacacatgcTTATGCACTCACACACGCACGCTCGTgcacagcgcccccccccccgccacacctATGCTCCAGCAGTCTCTTCCTCTTACCGTGTTTCACCTTCCCTTGCTCTTGTCACATCAGTGTTCTCCCTAGCATGATGGCTGTTCCTCTACAACATCGGCTCTGTCCGAGTCATCAGGCTGTCCGTGCATTCGGTCACGGCTGCGCTCCTGGCACAGGAGGGGCCCCTGAGCACTGTAAGCATTCACCGACCactgagtggatgaatgaatgagcaaataagAGGAGGGCTTGCTTGGAGGAGGCTGTGCCCGCCACAGGGCTCTGGCCACCTGCCAACGCTGGTCCCCTGGCCTCTCCCCCGCAGTCAGCCTTCGAGTCGGAAGTGTCTGAGATCAGCATCACCCAGAGTGAGATCAACTTGGCCCTCAGGAATCTGAGGGCCTGGATGAAGGATGAGAAAGTGCCCAAGAATCTGGTGAGCCAGCCTGGGGGTCAGGGCGGGCAGGCAGCCAGGTGGAGGGCGGCACAGAGCGGCTGGGGGGTCTCTACGCCTCGTCACTCACCACCATGCTGGCGGGGGCCCAGGCCACGCAGCTGGACTCGGCCTTCATCCGGAAGGAGCCCTTCGGCCTGGTGCTTGTCATCGCCCCCTGGAACTACCCTGTGAACCTGACCCTCGTGCCCCTGGTGGGCGCCCTTGCCGCAGGTGAGAGCAGTTTCCACCTTCCCGCTGCCGCTGTCCCCGCCCTCGGGCCTCACGGTGGCCCACAGAGCCAGTGAGCAGGGAGCCGGCAATAATTGGCTAAGAAAACCTGCTTCCCACCTGGCCCGCCGTGCCCGGGCTGTGGGGCCTTGGGCCCGTCGGTCACCTCTCTGAGCCAGATTCTTCAACTGAAAGGAGAGTGAGGCGGGACGGGAGGGGCCACCCCTCTCCCAGcgctccccctgccctgccctggcctgcAGGGAACTGCGTGGTGCTGAAGCCATCGGAGTTCAGCAGGAGCACCGAGAAGGTCCTGGCTGAGATGCTGCCCCGATACCTGGACCAGGTGAGCCGGGCAGGGGGGGGACTGAGCAGCTACCCTTGGGCCGAGCAGGGCCGGGCAGCCCCCCTCGGGCAGGACCCGAGTTCCACCCTCAATCCTGCCTCCCCTGGGTTGGGTGGCCATGGCCGGGTCACCACCCCCTCAGCCTCTTTCCCTCTGGgtgaggcagaggggtggggatcACAGCTGTGCTCTGAGGGGCCTGTCCCCTGGGGACCCCCATCTGTCATCTGGTCACCCCTGCTTGCCACGCCCCAGCCTCCGCTCCCCCAAACCCCAGCCAGGCTCTTAACCACGCGCCTGTGGGGCTGCGACTGGCGGGTGCCCAGTGTCCCCGGGCAGCTCCCTGCTCCCACCTTCGTCCCACCTGGTCCACCTAGAGCCCTGGCAACTGGGGGGTCAGGCCAGGCAAAGGGGGGCGGCCCCACGCAGGCAGGCCAGCCTCTGGGTTCTCCGGGCTGGGGTCCCAGAGGGATCCCTCTGCCATCCCGCCCTACAGAGCTGCTTTGCCGTGGTGCTGGGCGGGCCCCAGGAGATGGGGCAGTTGCTGGAGCACAAGTTCGACTACATCTTCTTCACGGGTGAGGCTGATCCCCCGGGACCCTCGGAGGGCTGGGTCCTATCCCCTGGCGCAGGCCCCTTCACTGGTCACAATGTCACAGAGGACAGCATCTGTCCCCGCTGAGCTCTCATTGTGCCCCCACGACCTTCTGTACCACCCACTGGCCTCAGGACCTTGTACGTGTGACCCCACCAACCCAGAGGCCTTGTGGAGGGCTGGACAGGTGAGGGATTGGAGGCCAAGGTGACAAAGAAATGAGGCCCCCAGCCTGGGTCACCCCCTGGGGCCAGGATCGGGGAAGGCTGCATTTTCCTTCCAGGCCCTCCGAATTGTTCTCAGAGGTCACTTGTCATCTCCCTGGCATGTGTCCACGAGGCCCAGGCACCACCTGGCTTCAAGTGGCCAGGAGGGAGTTTCTCTGAGTGAAAGAGCCGAGGAGGCAGGTAGGTGGCAGTCTTACCGGGCCAAGGTTCTGGAAGAGAGGGAATCTTGCTCACTGGCCTCCTGCCTTGCACCCTCTGTCCACGTCAGAGCAGGGAGAgcgctgtctctgcctctctgcccccccagACCCTGCCACAAGCCCGGGACAGGGCCCAGAGGCCCCCTGCCCTGGCGGCCAGGGAGGGTGGCTATAGAAGCGGGGGCAGGGTCCTCAGCTGGTCCTACAGATTCCTAGTGAGGGCGAGAAGACAGCCGGGAGGAGGCGGTCCTCCTTCTGACATCCCAGCCGCGGCTCGGCGGGTTTTGGGCCTTGGGCCCCCGTGACTGCGGCCAGGAACCTGGGCAGCTTGTGCAGGGGCCGGCAGACTGACCCGGACATACTCTGCCACAACCTCCCGGCTTCTCCGGGCCTTTCCTTATCTGACGATGGTCACAGGTCTGTCTTCAGGACACACGAACTCATGGGAGCCTTTGTCACGGCCCATGGCCTGGGGAATGTGTTGTTCACTTGCTCACCGCATTCTGAGAGAGCGTGCCCTGTTCAGACTCTGTCACGTCATAACGAGGgcacaggggacagagagaggaacagCATCTCTTGGAAGGGCCCGTGACAGGAAGCTCGTCGGGGTTCAACAGACAGGGAGGACCTCGCAGGAAGGCCTCCCAGACAAAGAGATGGTTTTGAAAGACAGGAGGACCTGAAGGAagaatggcgggggggggggggggggggggggcgcggaaggtgggtggaggggacTGTGAAGCCCTGCAGATCAAGCcagaggagagaggtggggacaagGAGGTGGCCACTTCAACCAAGAGTCAAGAgcggagggaagggtgggtggtgAGGGGGGCAGGACGGCCATGTTGGtcggagagggagacccaggtgCCGGCCCTGGAGCTGGAGTCTGGTCTCGGGCCAGAGCAGTCAGAGTCCGTGCTGGAGgagcctggggaggtggggaggggtgcagggcgGCGTGGAAGCAAGAGTCACTGGCAGGGTGAGCCTGGGACCAGAAGCagggcaaggggcgcctggatttCTGACCGGGCAGCtcgggagagggagcaggggcctGGCTGGCTGCCCCGTGCAGAGCCCTGCACAGACTCCACGGAGACCCTGCGTTGTTCGGGCTGGTCGGGCGGAGGACGTGAGCAGGGTCCTGGTGCAGCTCTCCGGGGAGTGGGCCCTCCTCGAGGGGTCCCGATCCCCAGGCTGAGGCCGTCCCGCCTGGTTGAGGTGACCGAGGGCCACTCTGGTTTCTTTCCACCACCAGGGAGCTCTCGGGTGGGCAGGATCGTCATGTCTGCCGCCGCCAAGCACCTGACGCCCGTCACGCTGGAGCTGGGGGGCAAGAACCCCTGCTACGTGGACGACAACTGTGACCCCCAGACCGTGGCGAACCGCCTGGCCTGGTTCCGCTACTTCAACACCGGCCAGACCTGCGTGGCCCCCGACTACGTCCTGTGCAGCCCTGACACGCAGGAGCGGCTGCTGCCCGCCCTGCAGAGCGCCATCACCCGCTTCTACGGCGAGGACCCCCGGAGCTCCCCGAACCTGGGCCGCATCATCAGCGACAAGCACTTCCAGCGGCTCCGAGGCCTGCTGGGCTGTGGCCGCGTGGCCATTGGCGGCCAGAGCGACGAGAGTGAGCGCTACATCGGTGAGCCTGCCGTCCTGCCACGACCCCCGTGGGAAGGCCCGTCCATGAGGCGGGTCCTGCCTGGGCCGCGAGTCTGGGCCGCAAGGCTCCCACGGCTGCACTGGCCGCGCCCAGCCTGGACCCCGGCTCTGGGAAGACCGTTGGGAGGCACGGGCGCTCCGCCTCAGCCCCGGCCAGGCTGGAGAACCCCTCACGGTCCTTCCTGGGGGCCGTGGGGACACTGTCTTCCCCAGAAGGTCCCTGAGCCCTGCCCgaggcccccctccccagggctgagCCGTGCCCTGTGCCCGCAGCCCCCACGGTGCTGGTGGACGTGGAGGAGACGGAACCCGTGATGCAGGAGGAGATCTTCGGACCCATCCTGCCCATCGTGAACGTGAGGAGCCTGGACGAGGCCATCGACTTCATCAACCGTCGGGAGAAGCCCCTGGCCCTGTACGCCTTCTCCAACAACAAACAGGTGGGGGCTCGGGTGGGGCTGGGTAGGGGTCGgacagaggtagagacagaggcCAGCAGCGGATGGTGGGGTGGTtgcagcagaggggaggtggctctAGGACTGGAGTGGACCAAAGGGACTGCAGGGTGAGGGGTCCTCTTTCTCTGGGACAGTCagacctcctctccctcccatctaAGCCACCGTCTCCTGGGCCTTTAGAGAGCAGCCCCCAGAACCTCCCCCCGGGGTTCAGTGTCCCTGCTCTCAGTCCCCACCTCGGTCTTCCTCATTATCTGGGCTGGTGGACAAGGGTCCCCTTCCAGCACCTGGCTCATCGAAGGCACACGTGGCATGGGGTGGAATGACAGTGGAGGGTGACGGACCAGACGACGCAGGCAGGACAATGAGCCCCCGCCCCCTGACCGGCTCACCCGCTGTGGGCAGCCTGGGAGCCTCCAGGGCACTGGGTGGGCGTCCTCAGTTCGGGGCCCACCTTCCCCTCTCGCCCAGCTCCCACGAGATCCCTCGTAGGTTggacaggattttttttcaataaactgtTTATTTTGGAGTAATTTTAGATCTACAGAAGATAAGAGCCAGTCCAGGGAGTCCCACTATATCCCACAACCAGTCGTCCTCATTTAAGGGCCCGTGTGTTGGTCCAAACTAAGTAGCTGAGGCTGGTGCGTTACCGTTAACTCCACTTCGTATTTGATACGGAGTTTGCCAGCTTTCTTTCCAGCCTCAAGATCCAAGCTAGGGTCCCATGTTGCATTCAGCTGTCATGGCTCCTCTGGCCTGTGACCATCTCTCAGCTTGAGAGCTACTGGCAAGGTCTCCGGCAACACCGTCCCCACTTTCAGCGGTCTGTGGTATTGCCCATGAGAGAATTACCACGGAAGCAAGGGCTGGCCTCTGACGTCCTATCAGGGATCCGCGGGATCCACACATCGCGGGTGAGGTTAACCTTCACCACTTGGCCGAGGTCCTGTCCGCCAGGGGTCTC
Proteins encoded in this window:
- the ALDH3B1 gene encoding aldehyde dehydrogenase family 3 member B1 isoform X5, whose protein sequence is MIHKRQGSKAEQGRPGGRAAWQGLRMDPFADTLRRLREAFSAGRTRPAEFRAAQLRGLGRFLQEHKQLLQEALAQDLHKQEHSQPAPASGPLHMLCPLPGRFWLQVSLGSLSYLRCSNVPASPRPALTPPHLCSSSLFLLPCFTFPCSCHISVLPSMMAVPLQHRLCPSHQAVRAFGHGCAPGTSAFESEVSEISITQSEINLALRNLRAWMKDEKVPKNLATQLDSAFIRKEPFGLVLVIAPWNYPVNLTLVPLVGALAAGNCVVLKPSEFSRSTEKVLAEMLPRYLDQSCFAVVLGGPQEMGQLLEHKFDYIFFTGSSRVGRIVMSAAAKHLTPVTLELGGKNPCYVDDNCDPQTVANRLAWFRYFNTGQTCVAPDYVLCSPDTQERLLPALQSAITRFYGEDPRSSPNLGRIISDKHFQRLRGLLGCGRVAIGGQSDESERYIAPTVLVDVEETEPVMQEEIFGPILPIVNVRSLDEAIDFINRREKPLALYAFSNNKQLSFQPQDPS
- the ALDH3B1 gene encoding aldehyde dehydrogenase family 3 member B1 isoform X3, producing the protein MIHKRQGSKAEQGRPGGRAAWQGLRMDPFADTLRRLREAFSAGRTRPAEFRAAQLRGLGRFLQEHKQLLQEALAQDLHKQEHSQPAPASGPLHMLCPLPGRFWLQSAFESEVSEISITQSEINLALRNLRAWMKDEKVPKNLATQLDSAFIRKEPFGLVLVIAPWNYPVNLTLVPLVGALAAGNCVVLKPSEFSRSTEKVLAEMLPRYLDQSCFAVVLGGPQEMGQLLEHKFDYIFFTGSSRVGRIVMSAAAKHLTPVTLELGGKNPCYVDDNCDPQTVANRLAWFRYFNTGQTCVAPDYVLCSPDTQERLLPALQSAITRFYGEDPRSSPNLGRIISDKHFQRLRGLLGCGRVAIGGQSDESERYIAPTVLVDVEETEPVMQEEIFGPILPIVNVRSLDEAIDFINRREKPLALYAFSNNKQVVKRVLAQTSSGSFCGNDGFMHLTLDSLPFGGVGASGMGSYHGKFSFDTFSHHRACLLRCPGMEKIYSIRYPPYSPRKLRVLLMAMEARGCSCTLL
- the ALDH3B1 gene encoding aldehyde dehydrogenase family 3 member B1 isoform X1, whose translation is MIHKRQGSKAEQGRPGGRAAWQGLRMDPFADTLRRLREAFSAGRTRPAEFRAAQLRGLGRFLQEHKQLLQEALAQDLHKEHSQPAPASGPLHMLCPLPGRFWLQVSLGSLSYLRCSNVPASPRPALTPPHLCSSSLFLLPCFTFPCSCHISVLPSMMAVPLQHRLCPSHQAVRAFGHGCAPGTSAFESEVSEISITQSEINLALRNLRAWMKDEKVPKNLATQLDSAFIRKEPFGLVLVIAPWNYPVNLTLVPLVGALAAGNCVVLKPSEFSRSTEKVLAEMLPRYLDQSCFAVVLGGPQEMGQLLEHKFDYIFFTGSSRVGRIVMSAAAKHLTPVTLELGGKNPCYVDDNCDPQTVANRLAWFRYFNTGQTCVAPDYVLCSPDTQERLLPALQSAITRFYGEDPRSSPNLGRIISDKHFQRLRGLLGCGRVAIGGQSDESERYIAPTVLVDVEETEPVMQEEIFGPILPIVNVRSLDEAIDFINRREKPLALYAFSNNKQVVKRVLAQTSSGSFCGNDGFMHLTLDSLPFGGVGASGMGSYHGKFSFDTFSHHRACLLRCPGMEKIYSIRYPPYSPRKLRVLLMAMEARGCSCTLL
- the ALDH3B1 gene encoding aldehyde dehydrogenase family 3 member B1 isoform X6, producing MIHKRQGSKAEQGRPGGRAAWQGLRMDPFADTLRRLREAFSAGRTRPAEFRAAQLRGLGRFLQEHKQLLQEALAQDLHKQEHSQPAPASGPLHMLCPLPGRFWLQVSLGSLSYLRCSNVPASPRPALTPPHLCSSSLFLLPCFTFPCSCHISVLPSMMAVPLQHRLCPSHQAVRAFGHGCAPGTSAFESEVSEISITQSEINLALRNLRAWMKDEKVPKNLATQLDSAFIRKEPFGLVLVIAPWNYPVNLTLVPLVGALAAGNCVVLKPSEFSRSTEKVLAEMLPRYLDQSCFAVVLGGPQEMGQLLEHKFDYIFFTGSSRVGRIVMSAAAKHLTPVTLELGGKNPCYVDDNCDPQTVANRLAWFRYFNTGQTCVAPDYVLCSPDTQERLLPALQSAITRFYGEDPRSSPNLGRIISDKHFQRLRGLLGCGRVAIGGQSDESERYIAPTVLVDVEETEPVMQEEIFGPILPIVNVRSLDEAIDFINRREKPLALYAFSNNKQPQDPS
- the ALDH3B1 gene encoding aldehyde dehydrogenase family 3 member B1 isoform X8; translated protein: MIHKRQGSKAEQGRPGGRAAWQGLRMDPFADTLRRLREAFSAGRTRPAEFRAAQLRGLGRFLQEHKQLLQEALAQDLHKSAFESEVSEISITQSEINLALRNLRAWMKDEKVPKNLATQLDSAFIRKEPFGLVLVIAPWNYPVNLTLVPLVGALAAGNCVVLKPSEFSRSTEKVLAEMLPRYLDQSCFAVVLGGPQEMGQLLEHKFDYIFFTGSSRVGRIVMSAAAKHLTPVTLELGGKNPCYVDDNCDPQTVANRLAWFRYFNTGQTCVAPDYVLCSPDTQERLLPALQSAITRFYGEDPRSSPNLGRIISDKHFQRLRGLLGCGRVAIGGQSDESERYIAPTVLVDVEETEPVMQEEIFGPILPIVNVRSLDEAIDFINRREKPLALYAFSNNKQVVKRVLAQTSSGSFCGNDGFMHLTLDSLPFGGVGASGMGSYHGKFSFDTFSHHRACLLRCPGMEKIYSIRYPPYSPRKLRVLLMAMEARGCSCTLL